A genome region from Nycticebus coucang isolate mNycCou1 chromosome 22, mNycCou1.pri, whole genome shotgun sequence includes the following:
- the ZFP69 gene encoding zinc finger protein 69 homolog isoform X3, whose product MTSVPPAAESQELLTFNDISIDFSQDEWGQLAPAHQDLYREVMLENYRNLVSVAGYQLSKPSVISHLEKGEEPWMTEKEGPADPSSDLKSKTETNESTTKNFISQEQLYHGILMERVMKDDIIYSSLRKVSKYDDMLEMHRESCVRDVRQTMLTHKKKGQKTNKFGENIIMSSNVITEQRRHKCDTTRKRNKYKLDLTNHPTSYIRPKTYECNICEKIFKQPIHLTEHMRIHTGEKPFRCKECGRAFSQSASLSTHQRIHTGEKPFECEECGKAFRHRSSLNQHHRTHTGEKPYVCDKCQKAFSQNISLVQHLRTHSGEKPFTCNECGKTFRQIRHLSEHIRIHTGEKPYACTACCKTFSHRAYLTHHQRIHTGERPYKCKECGKAFRQRIHLSNHKIVHTGVKAYECDRCGKAYRHDSSFKKHQRHHTGEKPYECNECGKAFSYNSSLSRHHEIHRRNAFRNNV is encoded by the exons GAACTGTTGACCTTCAATGACATATCTATTGACTTCAGCCAGGATGAGTGGGGGCAACTGGCCCCTGCTCACCAGGATCTGTACCGAGAGGTGATGTTGGAGAACTACAGGAACTTGGTGTCAGTAG CAGGATATCAACTTTCTAAACCTAGTGTGATTTCTCATTTGGAGAAAGGAGAAGAACCGTGGATGACAGAGAAAGAAGGCCCAGCAGATCCCAGTTCAG acTTGAAGAGTAAAACAGAAACTAATGAGTCAACTACAAAGAATTTCATTTCACAGGAACAGTTATATCATGGCATTTTGATGGAAAGGGTCATGAAAGATGATATCATTTATTCCTCATTGAGAAAAGTCTCCAAATATGATGATATGTTAGAAATGCACCGCGAATCCTGTGTGAGAGATGTGAGACAAACCATGTTGACCCATAAGAAGAAAGGCCAAAAAACTAacaaatttggagaaaatatcATTATGAGTTCAAATGTTATAACAGAACAGAGGCGTCATAAATGTGATACAACTAGAAAGAGGAACAAATACAAATTAGATTTGACTAATCATCCAACAAGTTACATAAGACCAAAAACCTATGAATGTAATATATGTGAAAAAATCTTCAAACAACCCATTCACCTTACTGAACACATgagaattcatactggtgagaaacctTTCAGATGTAAAGAATGTGGAAGGGCCTTTAGTCAAAGTGCATCTCTTAGTACACACCAGAGAATCcatactggtgagaaaccctTTGAATGTGAggagtgtggcaaagccttcagACATCGCTCATCGCTTAATCAGCATCATAGAACTcacactggggagaaaccctatgtATGTGATAAGTGTCAGAAAGCTTTCAGCCAGAACATTAGCTTGGTTCAACATTTGAGGactcattctggagagaaaccttttACTTGCAATGAATGTGGGAAAACCTTTCGACAGATTAGACACCTTAGTGAACATATAAGAATTCATACGGGGGAGAAGCCCTATGCATGCACTGCATGTTGTAAAACCTTTAGTCATAGGGCATATCTAACACATCACCAGAGAATCCACACTGGGGAAAGACCCtacaaatgtaaggaatgtgggaaggcctttagGCAGAGGATACACCTTAGCAATCATAAAATTGTTCATACAGGAGTGAAGGCATATGAATGTGACCGCTGTGGAAAAGCCTACAGGCATGattcatcctttaaaaaacaTCAGAGACatcacactggagaaaaaccttatgaatgtaatgaatgtggaaaagccttcagctATAATTCATCACTTAGTCGACACCATGAAATACACAGAAGGAATGCCTTCAGAAATAATGTGTAA
- the ZFP69 gene encoding zinc finger protein 69 homolog isoform X4, producing MLENYRNLVSVAGYQLSKPSVISHLEKGEEPWMTEKEGPADPSSDLKSKTETNESTTKNFISQEQLYHGILMERVMKDDIIYSSLRKVSKYDDMLEMHRESCVRDVRQTMLTHKKKGQKTNKFGENIIMSSNVITEQRRHKCDTTRKRNKYKLDLTNHPTSYIRPKTYECNICEKIFKQPIHLTEHMRIHTGEKPFRCKECGRAFSQSASLSTHQRIHTGEKPFECEECGKAFRHRSSLNQHHRTHTGEKPYVCDKCQKAFSQNISLVQHLRTHSGEKPFTCNECGKTFRQIRHLSEHIRIHTGEKPYACTACCKTFSHRAYLTHHQRIHTGERPYKCKECGKAFRQRIHLSNHKIVHTGVKAYECDRCGKAYRHDSSFKKHQRHHTGEKPYECNECGKAFSYNSSLSRHHEIHRRNAFRNNV from the exons ATGTTGGAGAACTACAGGAACTTGGTGTCAGTAG CAGGATATCAACTTTCTAAACCTAGTGTGATTTCTCATTTGGAGAAAGGAGAAGAACCGTGGATGACAGAGAAAGAAGGCCCAGCAGATCCCAGTTCAG acTTGAAGAGTAAAACAGAAACTAATGAGTCAACTACAAAGAATTTCATTTCACAGGAACAGTTATATCATGGCATTTTGATGGAAAGGGTCATGAAAGATGATATCATTTATTCCTCATTGAGAAAAGTCTCCAAATATGATGATATGTTAGAAATGCACCGCGAATCCTGTGTGAGAGATGTGAGACAAACCATGTTGACCCATAAGAAGAAAGGCCAAAAAACTAacaaatttggagaaaatatcATTATGAGTTCAAATGTTATAACAGAACAGAGGCGTCATAAATGTGATACAACTAGAAAGAGGAACAAATACAAATTAGATTTGACTAATCATCCAACAAGTTACATAAGACCAAAAACCTATGAATGTAATATATGTGAAAAAATCTTCAAACAACCCATTCACCTTACTGAACACATgagaattcatactggtgagaaacctTTCAGATGTAAAGAATGTGGAAGGGCCTTTAGTCAAAGTGCATCTCTTAGTACACACCAGAGAATCcatactggtgagaaaccctTTGAATGTGAggagtgtggcaaagccttcagACATCGCTCATCGCTTAATCAGCATCATAGAACTcacactggggagaaaccctatgtATGTGATAAGTGTCAGAAAGCTTTCAGCCAGAACATTAGCTTGGTTCAACATTTGAGGactcattctggagagaaaccttttACTTGCAATGAATGTGGGAAAACCTTTCGACAGATTAGACACCTTAGTGAACATATAAGAATTCATACGGGGGAGAAGCCCTATGCATGCACTGCATGTTGTAAAACCTTTAGTCATAGGGCATATCTAACACATCACCAGAGAATCCACACTGGGGAAAGACCCtacaaatgtaaggaatgtgggaaggcctttagGCAGAGGATACACCTTAGCAATCATAAAATTGTTCATACAGGAGTGAAGGCATATGAATGTGACCGCTGTGGAAAAGCCTACAGGCATGattcatcctttaaaaaacaTCAGAGACatcacactggagaaaaaccttatgaatgtaatgaatgtggaaaagccttcagctATAATTCATCACTTAGTCGACACCATGAAATACACAGAAGGAATGCCTTCAGAAATAATGTGTAA
- the EXO5 gene encoding exonuclease V, producing the protein MERFHLKYLYVSDLATQNWCELQTIYGKKHPCFLAPEKAAILDTGASIRLARELELHDLVTIPITTKEDTWAIRFLNILSMIPTLQSEGCVREFPVFGEVEGLLLVGVIDELHYTAKRELELVELRHPVLPLEAQKDYFHVSLYKCIFDAMVQGKVTPASLIYHTKLCPEKALGPSVLKHAQQEGFSLKSLGDLMELVFLCLTLSDLPVINILKVEYIHQETATLLGTELIAFDEKEVRSKVQHHMAYWMGHRDPQGVDVEEAWKCRTCDYAGICEWRKGSEMLSSMLESQVKKFK; encoded by the coding sequence ATGGAGAGATTTcacctaaaatatttatatgtcaGTGATTTGGCTACTCAGAACTGGTGTGAACTGCAAACAATATATGGGAAGAAGCATCCTTGTTTTTTGGCACCTGAGAAGGCAGCTATTTTGGACACTGGTGCTAGCATCCGCCTAGCTAGAGAACTAGAACTTCATGATCTTGTGACTATCCCCATTACCACTAAAGAAGATACTTGGGCAATTAGGTTTCTGAACATACTATCAATGATTCCTACCCTGCAGTCAGAAGGGTGCGTCAGAGAATTTCCAGTGTTTGGGGAAGTGGAGGGCTTGCTTCTTGTTGGAGTGATTGATGAGCTGCACTATACAGCAAAAAGGGAACTGGAACTGGTTGAACTCAGGCACCCTGTACTCCCTCTAGAAGCTCAGAAAGACTATTTTCACGTCAGCCTATACAAATGCATCTTTGATGCCATGGTACAAGGGAAAGTGACCCCTGCTAGCCTAATCTACCACACAAAATTGTGTCCAGAAAAGGCACTGGGCCCTTCAGTGCTGAAGCATGCCCAGCAGGAAGGCTTCTCTCTGAAGTCTTTGGGTGACCTTATGGAACTGGTCTTCTTGTGTCTAACACTGTCAGATCTCCCAGTTATTAATATCCTGAAGGTTGAGTATATCCACCAAGAGACTGCTACTCTACTAGGTACAGAGTTGATAGCCTTTGATGAGAAGGAGGTGAGAAGCAAGGTGCAGCATCATATGGCTTATTGGATGGGACACCGAGATCCTCAAGGGGTTGATGTGGAGGAGGCTTGGAAGTGCAGGACATGCGACTATGCAGGCATTTGTGAGTGGAGGAAGGGTAGTGAAATGCTCAGCTCCATGCTGGAGTCCCAAgtcaaaaaattcaaatga